A single Triticum dicoccoides isolate Atlit2015 ecotype Zavitan chromosome 2A, WEW_v2.0, whole genome shotgun sequence DNA region contains:
- the LOC119355712 gene encoding probable inactive dual specificity protein phosphatase-like At4g18593: MEANQPQGFGVEQKSGPEQTDEMLGSQVNQKFTEMSLDDAAVEAGIFQEKQDDPEARLEVHQKFAEMCLDTAMGTDINQEKQSDQEARSEADQKPAETIRQCTVVESNVKPEEQQAAANPGVIYRCKKCRRMVATQEYVVTHEVGLGEAGFLKRRNDADEKKPECSACIFVEPMKWMQAVEEGYVSNKLWCMGCKTRLGSFDWAGMQCCCGAWVIPAFQLLKSRIDESHM, from the exons ATGGAAGCAAATCAGCCACAAGGATTTGGAGTTGAACAGAAGTCAGGACCAGAGCAAACTGATGAGATGCTAGGATCACAGGTTAACCAAAAGTTCACGGAAATGTCCCTAGACGACGCTGCTGTGGAAGCTGGCATTTTTCAAGAAAAGCAAGATGATCCAGAGGCAAGATTGGAGGTTCATCAGAAGTTTGCTGAAATGTGCCTAGACACTGCTATGGGAACTGATATTAACCAAGAAAAGCAATCTGATCAAGAGGCAAGATCGGAGGCTGATCAAAAACCTGCAGAAACTATCAGGCAGTGCACAGTTGTGGAATCCAATGTTAAGCCAGAAGAGCAGCAGGCTGCTGCTAATCCAGGTGTCATTTACCGCTGCAAAAAGTGTCGGAGGATGGTAGCAACACAAGAGTACGTCGTCACGCACGAGGTAGGCCTAGGAGAGGCAGGCTTCTTAAAGCGCAGAAACGATGCGGATGAGAAGAAGCCTGAATGCAGTGCCTGCATCTTCGTGGAGCCCATGAAGTGGATGCAGGCTG TGGAAGAGGGGTACGTTTCGAACAAGCTGTGGTGCATGGGATGCAAGACCCGGCTGGGATCGTTCGACTGGGCAGGCATGCAGTGCTGCTGCGGAGCGTGGGTGATCCCGGCTTTCCAGCTGCTCAAGAGCAGGATCGACGAGTCTCACATGTGA